In a single window of the Pleurodeles waltl isolate 20211129_DDA chromosome 4_2, aPleWal1.hap1.20221129, whole genome shotgun sequence genome:
- the LOC138293916 gene encoding zinc finger BED domain-containing protein 5-like, whose product MPLKASYQVAYHIAKNKKPFTDGEKVILPAILDMARTMLGEKAAEKFKLVPISDTTVCRRISDMSEDIHRQLIARLKSSLFALQLDEATDLSKEAHLIAYVRYCHKTVILEDFLFCKPIKGHATSAALFDILNDFLCSNDLNWESCVGICTDGAPSMCGARAGLKAKVLKVAPHILWTHCMIHREALAVRNMDRELGEVLNSAVKIVNFIKAHPTRARLFAIVCAEMGAEHDGLLFHTEVRWLSRWKVLNRIFELRNEVRQFLLDVDPYKAEQLCNPRWLVLLAYLADIFDKLNSLNLSLQGTESTSFTMYKKTSAFKKKLELWRRLIQDGLLEAFPCLAAALEDTGYELESAAEVIINHLTSLRDSLEKYFPEETDHVNDWVFQPFLVGAGTRLPVHLQEDLIEVQSDRILQMQFNKISLGEFWLAMSEEHSGLSKIAVKVLLPFSSSYLCEIGFSSLAVLKTKYRSRLEVEHNLRMAVARIHPQIDRLSGEKKAHPSH is encoded by the coding sequence ATGCCTTTGAAAGCATCTTACCAAGTGGCATaccacattgccaaaaacaaaaagccttTTACAGATGGGGAAAAAGTGATTCTTCCAGCAATTCTTGACATGGCCAGGACAATGCTTGGTGAAAAAGCAGCGGAGAAGTTTAAATTGGTACCCATCTCAGACACAACAGTTTGCCGTCGCATCTCTGACATGTCAGAGGACATCCACAGACAACTCATAGCACGCTTGAAATCCAGTTTGTTTGCTTTGCAATTGGATGAAGCAACTGACTTATCCAAGGAAGCTCATTTAATTGCTTATGTCCGATACTGCCACAAAACTGTAATATTGGAAGATTTTTTATTCTGTAAACCAATCAAGGGACATGCAACATCAGCAGCCCTGTTTGATATTCTCAATGACTTCCTGTGCTCCAATGACTTAAATTGGGAGAGCTGTGTTGGGATCTGTACCGATGGTGCTCCTTCCATGTGTGGGGCTAGGGCAGGCCTAAAAGCTAAAGTGTTGAAAGTGGCTCCTCATATTCTATGGACCCATTGTATGATACACCGGGAAGCCCTTGCAGTCCGAAACATGGATAGAGAACTTGGGGAAGTGTTGAATTCTgctgtgaaaattgttaatttcataAAGGCACACCCAACTAGAGCTCGTCTGTTTGCAATTGTATGTGCCGAAATGGGAGCTGAACATGATGGTTTGCTTTTCCATACAGAAGTCCGATGGTTATCCAGATGGAAGGTTCTGAATCGTATTTTTGAATTAAGAAATGAAGTACGACAGTTCCTTCTGGATGTGGACCCCTACAAAGCAGAACAGCTATGTAATCCCCGTTGGCTTGTGCTTTTAGCATACCTTGCAGACATCTTTGATAAATTAAATTCCTTGAATTTGTCTTTGCAAGGAACTGAAAGTACGTCTTTCACCATGTACAAAAAAACATCTGCCTTCAAGAAGAAACTGGAGTTGTGGAGAAGACTAATTCAAGATGGCCTGCTTGAGGCATTCCCCTGTTTAGCAGCAGCTCTTGAGGACACAGGATATGAACTTGAAAGTGCTGCTGAGGTCATAATAAATCACTTGACTTCTCTCAGGGACAGTTTAGAAAAGTACTTTCCTGAGGAAACTGATCATGTCAATGACTGGGTCTTTCAACCTTTCCTAGTGGGTGCAGGTACTCGTCTTCCAGTGCACCTTCAGGAAGACCTAATTGAGGTCCAGAGTGACCGTATTCTCCAGATGCAGTTCAACAAAATCTCATTGGGAGAATTTTGGCTGGCAATGTCTGAAGAACATTCAGGTTTGTCAAAAATTGCAGTCAAGGTTCTTCTGCCTTTTAGCTCATCATATTTATGTGAGATTGGGTTCTCATCATTGGCAGTATTAAAGACGAAGTACCGTTCAAGACTAGAGGTGGAGCACAACCTGAGGATGGCAGTAGCAAGAATACATCCACAAATTGACCGTCTCTCTGGAGAAAAAAAGGCACACCCATCACACTAG